In Gossypium arboreum isolate Shixiya-1 chromosome 6, ASM2569848v2, whole genome shotgun sequence, the following are encoded in one genomic region:
- the LOC108457418 gene encoding E3 ubiquitin-protein ligase WAV3-like, translating to MATGWRRAFCTAIPREPETTDPSPKNCAKLSFFSSGSNPSTPRLQPSSTNENTPKASNPSSPRSPLKLSLFRNSFKFRSTCGICLNSVKTGQGTAIYTAECSHAFHFPCIAAHVRKYDSLVCPVCHTTWKDVPLLSIHKNPRSINQPKPKPDLRSYDDDEPLLSPTAGGGRFVPIPEADEHEEESAGDVEEFQGFFVNPNPSSIEVHPFNGRDSRNVQVRLSPETAVVSVGRGYETYAVALKIKAPSRNTASFLDLSRRAPIDLVTLLDVSGSMNGGKLQMLKRAMRLVISSLGSADRLSIVAFSASSKRLLPLRRMTAQGQRAARHIIDRLVCGQGTSVCDAFKKATKVLDDRRERNPVAGIILLSDGHDERGSNQRLRSSHVYSTRFAHIEIPVHSFGFGQTGGFSHDPVEDAFAKCISGIFSVVIQDLRIQLSFAPDSAPAEITAVYSCNGKPTVLTSGSVRLGDFYAEEERDLLVELKVPASALRSNHVMCVRCLYKDPISQEVVYGRDQSLLVPQPNAVRSPTPEIEQFRFFFITTRAIAESRRLIECGNDLTSAHHLLASARALLMQSNSLTVAEYVRGLEAELTELQRMKQQMVEIQRRRVNEREREREAIMVVMDENGEPLTPSSAWRTAEKLAKVAMMKKSLNKVSDLHGFENARF from the exons atggcAACTGGTTGGAGAAGAGCCTTTTGTACTGCAATCCCTAGAGAACCTGAAACCACTGATCCTAGTCCTAAAAATTGTGCTAAGTTAAGCTTTTTTAGTAGTGGAAGTAACCCTTCTACTCCTCGTCTTCAACCATCTTCCACAAATGAAAACACCCCTAAAGCATCCAATCCTTCTTCTCCTCGTTCACCACTAAAGCTCTCACTTTTTCGTAATAGCTTCAAGTTCAGA AGTACTTGTGGGATATGTTTGAATAGTGTGAAGACAGGTCAAGGGACGGCGATTTACACTGCGGAATGTTCACATGCTTTTCATTTTCCTTGTATAGCTGCTCATGTTCGTAAATATGATTCACTTGTTTGTCCTGTTTGTCATACTACTTGGAAAGATGTTCCACTTCTTTCTATTCATAAAAACCCCAGAAGTATTAACCAGCCAAAGCCTAAACCGGATTTGAGATCTTACGATGACGATGAGCCATTGCTTTCACCAACCGCTGGTGGTGGTCGTTTCGTTCCTATTCCAGAAGCTGATGAACACGAAGAAGAAAGCGCCGGCGATGTGGAGGAGTTTCAAGGATTCTTCGTGAATCCCAACCCATCATCCATCGAAGTACACCCATTCAACGGCCGTGATTCGAGGAATGTACAGGTCCGATTATCACCTGAAACGGCGGTTGTTTCAGTTGGCCGTGGATATGAAACTTATGCCGTGGCTTTGAAAATAAAAGCCCCTTCACGTAATACGGCGTCGTTTTTGGACCTTTCACGTCGTGCGCCTATTGATTTGGTTACGCTTCTTGACGTGAGCGGTAGTATGAACGGTGGTAAGCTTCAGATGTTGAAACGTGCGATGCGTTTAGTCATTTCTTCGCTCGGCTCGGCTGATAGGCTTTCTATTGTGGCTTTCTCGGCTAGTTCAAAACGGTTGTTGCCTTTACGGAGGATGACGGCTCAAGGTCAACGAGCTGCTCGGCACATTATTGATCGGCTTGTGTGTGGTCAAGGGACTAGCGTTTGCGATGCGTTTAAGAAAGCTACAAAAGTGCTTGACGATCGGAGGGAGAGAAATCCGGTTGCTGGTATTATTTTGTTATCTGACGGTCACGATGAAAGAGGTTCAAATCAACGGCTTCGTTCAAGCCACGTGTATTCCACTCGTTTCGCTCATATTGAAATCCCGGTTCACTCGTTCGGTTTCGGGCAAACAGGTGGGTTTAGTCATGACCCGGTTGAGGACGCGTTTGCTAAATGTATTAGTGGGATATTTAGTGTCGTGATACAAGATTTGAGAATCCAGCTCAGCTTTGCCCCTGACTCAGCTCCGGCTGAAATCACAGCCGTTTACTCATGTAACGGGAAGCCGACCGTTTTAACTTCCGGCTCAGTCCGGCTGGGTGATTTCTACGccgaggaagaaagggatttacTCGTGGAACTCAAAGTTCCGGCGTCGGCACTCAGGTCCAATCACGTGATGTGTGTTCGTTGTCTTTACAAAGATCCCATTTCGCAAGAAGTCGTATACGGCCGAGATCAATCCCTTCTCGTTCCTCAGCCGAACGCCGTTCGATCACCGACTCCAGAGATCGAACAGTTTAGATTCTTTTTCATAACGACTCGAGCCATAGCCGAGTCGAGGAGGTTAATTGAGTGTGGTAACGACTTGACAAGCGCACACCATCTGTTGGCTTCGGCTAGAGCTTTGTTAATGCAGTCGAATTCGTTGACGGTGGCGGAGTACGTGCGAGGGTTAGAAGCCGAGCTGACGGAATTGCAGCGGATGAAACAACAGATGGTGGAAATCCAACGGCGGAGAGTGAACGAGAGGGAACGAGAAAGGGAGGCAATTATGGTGGTGATGGATGAGAATGGGGAGCCACTAACACCGTCATCGGCTTGGAGAACGGCTGAGAAGTTGGCTAAAGTAGCCATGATGAAGAAGTCGTTGAATAAAGTCAGTGATCTACACGGCTTCGAAAATGCTAGATTTTAG
- the LOC108454752 gene encoding ubiquitin-fold modifier-conjugating enzyme 1-like → MEGWDPNTKSTLTQIPLLTTKAGPRDGTAWTQRLKEEYRALIAYTQMNKSNDNDWFRISAANPEGTRWTGKCWYVHNLLKYEFDLQFDIPVTYPATAPELELPELDGKTQKMYRGGKICLTVHFKPLWAKNCPRFGIAHALCLGLAPWLAAEIPILVDSGMIKHKDDATTSNES, encoded by the exons ATGGAAGGCTGGGACCCGAATACGAAGTCGACGCTGACCCAGATCCCGCTATTGACGACGAAGGCGGGCCCCAGAGACGGAACGGCATGGACTCAGAGGCTTAAAGAGGAATACAGAGCTCTAATAGCCTACACCCAGATGAACAAGTCCAACGATAACGATTGGTTCCGTATATCGGCAGCCAATCCCGAGGGTACCCGTTGGACAGGCAAGTGTTGGTACGTCCATAATCTCCTTAAGTACGAGTTTGATCTCCAGTTTGATATCCCCGTTACTTATCCCGCCACTGCCCCGGAGCTTGAGTTGCCCGAACTCGATGGCAAGACTCAGAAG ATGTATAGAGGAGGGAAGATTTGTTTGACCGTACATTTCAAGCCACTTTGGGCAAAAAATTG TCCTCGGTTCGGTATAGCGCATGCACTTTGTTTGGGACTTGCTCCATGGCTTGCTGCAGAGATTCCCATTCTTGTGGATTCTGGTATGATCAAGCATAAGGATGATGCGACCACTTCGAATGAGTCTTAG